A window of the Lactuca sativa cultivar Salinas chromosome 7, Lsat_Salinas_v11, whole genome shotgun sequence genome harbors these coding sequences:
- the LOC111913559 gene encoding cellulose synthase-like protein E6: MQPLIKHQNTHTHTQQKMGDEHIPLFETKQAKGRTLFKLYTASMSMAICLICVYRATHTPEKGKTGRYLWIGLFMAELWFTFYWLITQLVRWNPVTHQTFKDQLSLKYENMLPGVDIFVCTADPVIEPPLMVINTVLSMMAYDYPSEKLNIYVSDDGGSELTFYALLEASRFSKHWLPFCKRYKIEPRSPSAYFAYASPINNEWSFIKNKYEEMSKRIDNTTRLGKVTEEIRKEHKGFQEWDVDSSKNDHQAVIQILTDQRDPEARDTEGKSLPGLVYVAREKRREWHHNFKAGAMNALIRVSSKISNNPIILNVDCDMYSNNSESIRDAMCFFMDERSQNNIAFVQFPQNFDNLTRNDLYSNSLMVLNDVDIGGLDSYGGCLYIGSGCFHRRDTLCGRIYTLDTKINWEKQNHKEFTESIDVIEHECKIFASCSYEHNTQWGKEMGLKYGCPVEDIITGLSIKCRGWRSVHLNPKKRAFLGLAPTTLLQTLIQTKRWAEGEFQIFVSKYCPLVFGHNKIPLKLQISYCCYLLWPVNCWATLYYVFVPSYCLLARISLFPKLSSYWFLPFAYVFVGKYAYSLGEFYWLGGTVRGWWNDQRMWLYRGLTSYLFGFCDVIFKSMGFTTSGFVITSKVSEEDALQRYNKEIMEFGATSPMFNILSTLALVNVLSFVNGVKWVVMDSDINHFRELGIQMVLCGLIILINIPLYEGMFFRKDNGSMPSSVTYQSTILAVLFCAVAII; this comes from the exons ATGCAACCACTAATAAAAcatcaaaacacacacacacacacacagcaaAAGATGGGAGACGAACACATTCCTTTATTTGAAACCAAGCAAGCTAAGGGACGAACTTTGTTCAAGCTTTATACAGCATCAATGTCGATGGCTATATGTTTGATATGCGTTTATAGAGCAACCCACACACCTGAAAAGGGCAAAACCGGAAGATATTTATGGATTGGGTTGTTCATGGCTGAGCTATGGTTCACTTTCTACTGGCTCATAACCCAGTTGGTTCGATGGAATCCTGTCACACACCAGACCTTCAAAGACCAACTCTCTCTCAA GTATGAAAACATGCTTCCTGGTGTTGACATATTTGTCTGTACAGCGGACCCGGTGATAGAACCACCATTAATGGTGATAAACACGGTGTTATCCATGATGGCATACGATTACCCATCGGAAAAGCTCAACATTTATGTCTCCGATGATGGTGGATCAGAATTAACGTTCTATGCGCTTCTAGAAGCTTCTCGTTTCTCCAAACACTGGCTACCCTTTTGCAAAAGGTACAAGATTGAGCCACGTTCACCCTCGGCTTACTTTGCTTATGCATCTCCTATCAACAACGAATGGTCATTCATCAAG AATAAATATGAAGAAATGAGTAAACGAATTGATAACACTACAAGGTTAGGGAAAGTGACAGAAGAGATAAGAAAAGAGCATAAAGGGTTTCAAGAATGGGATGTTGATTCAAGCAAAAATGACCATCAGGCTGTTATCCAA ATactaactgatcaaagagatcctGAAGCAAGAGATACAGAAGGGAAAAGTTTGCCAGGTTTGGTATACGTGGCACGTGAGAAGAGACGTGAATGGCATCATAACTTCAAAGCAGGAGCCATGAATGCTCTG ATACGGGTGTCATCAAAGATAAGCAACAACCCAATTATTCTAAATGTAGATTGCGATATGTACTCAAACAACTCAGAATCTATACGAGATGCCATGTGCTTTTTCATGGATGAAAGGAGCCAAAATAATATTGCATTCGTACAGTTTCCACAAAACTTTGATAATCTTACAAGAAACGATCTTTACAGCAATTCTCTGATGGTCTTAAATGAT GTGGATATTGGAGGTTTGGACTCGTATGGGGGGTGCCTATACATCGGAAGTGGTTGCTTTCACAGAAGAGATACTCTCTGTGGCAGAATCTATACCTTAGACACAAAAATCAATTGGGAGAAACAAAATCATAAAGAATTTACAGAAAGTATTGACGTGATCGAACACGAATGCAAAATTTTTGCAAGCTGTAGCTATGAACACAACACTCAATGGGGAAaagag ATGGGATTAAAGTATGGGTGTCCAGTTGAAGACATCATTACTGGACTTTCCATAAAATGTAGAGGTTGGAGATCTGTCCACTTAAATCCAAAAAAAAGAGCGTTCCTAGGACTTGCTCCAACTACATTGTTACAGACACTAATTCAGACAAAAAGATGGGCAGAAGGCGAATTCCAGATATTCGTATCCAAATACTGCCCCCTTGTATTCGGGCACAACAAAATTCCACTAAAACTTCAAATTTCATACTGCTGTTACCTTTTATGGCCTGTAAATTGCTGGGCTACGCTATATTATGTTTTTGTGCCTTCTTATTGTCTCCTCGCACGCATCTCTCTGTTCCCaaag TTATCGAGCTACTGGTTTCTACCTTTTGCGTATGTATTTGTTGGAAAATACGCCTACAGTTTGGGGGAGTTTTACTGGTTAGGGGGGACAGTAAGAGGTTGGTGGAATGACCAAAGAATGTGGTTGTACAGAGGATTAACTTCTTACCTTTTTGGATTCTGTGATGTTATCTTCAAGTCAATGGGGTTCACCACTTCTGGTTTTGTCATCACATCAAAGGTTTCTGAAGAAGATGCGTTACAGAGATACAACAAAGAGATCATGGAATTTGGTGCCACGTCACCAATGTTCAACATTTTATCAACACTTGCACTCGTTAATGTTCTCAGTTTTGTTAATGGAGTAAAGTGGGTGGTTATGGATTCAGACATTAATCATTTTAGGGAGTTAGGGATACAGATGGTTTTATGTGGTTTGATAATTCTCATTAATATTCCTTTATATGAAGGGATGTTCTTTCGTAAGGATAATGGTAGCATGCCCTCTTCTGTTACCTACCAGTCAACTATTTTAGCTGTATTATTTTGTGCAGTAGCCATTATTTAG